One genomic region from Candidatus Defluviilinea gracilis encodes:
- the cmr6 gene encoding type III-B CRISPR module RAMP protein Cmr6, which yields MIQFRRDSLTKIAQPPAEAHAGLWLDKFFPGDDAQTAKAEHVKQVTKVSIPEAYTTFFRRWNQTLTSLGADCRPFRTEGRLAVNLGAEGVLETSIALHRTYGMPYIPGSALKGLAAHFVTEYFKDDPVWDVETRRYLFGDTTSAGYVTFYDALYMPGTGKGLVPDIITVHHPEYYQGAKPIYSQTLELAPPADWDSPTPIPFITVNGTFLLALSGPSDWVKAAFEVLELALVREGVGAKTSSGYGRMEEAEIKIEYKTFKDASEIHIGDYFRGAVSEVEAKGINLSIPELNPDDAQAYVAVDHPGRYQEGAVVRCKVVDIQTIGTYLRVICELAKAK from the coding sequence ATGATACAGTTTCGCCGTGACAGTTTGACGAAGATCGCCCAGCCGCCTGCAGAGGCACACGCCGGGCTGTGGTTGGATAAGTTTTTCCCGGGCGACGATGCGCAAACCGCCAAAGCCGAGCATGTGAAGCAAGTGACCAAGGTTTCCATTCCGGAGGCATATACAACTTTCTTTCGACGTTGGAACCAAACGCTGACTAGCTTGGGCGCGGATTGCCGCCCGTTTCGAACGGAGGGCAGGTTGGCGGTGAATTTGGGCGCGGAGGGTGTGCTCGAAACTTCGATCGCTTTACACCGCACGTATGGAATGCCATATATTCCGGGGAGCGCGTTGAAAGGGTTGGCGGCGCATTTTGTGACTGAGTATTTCAAGGACGACCCGGTTTGGGATGTGGAAACGCGCCGTTACCTGTTCGGTGATACGACCAGCGCGGGGTACGTTACTTTTTATGACGCGTTGTATATGCCGGGTACCGGCAAAGGACTTGTGCCGGATATAATCACGGTTCACCACCCAGAGTATTATCAGGGCGCCAAGCCGATATATTCGCAAACGCTGGAACTGGCTCCGCCCGCCGATTGGGACAGCCCAACGCCCATTCCATTCATCACAGTCAATGGAACGTTTCTGCTCGCGCTTTCAGGACCGAGCGATTGGGTAAAGGCGGCGTTCGAGGTTTTGGAACTGGCGCTGGTGCGCGAGGGCGTGGGCGCGAAGACTTCGAGTGGATATGGCAGGATGGAAGAGGCTGAGATAAAAATCGAATATAAGACTTTCAAGGACGCGAGCGAAATACACATTGGCGATTACTTTCGCGGCGCAGTTTCCGAGGTGGAGGCAAAAGGTATTAACCTCTCGATTCCCGAGTTGAACCCGGATGATGCGCAAGCCTATGTGGCAGTGGATCACCCGGGGCGGTATCAAGAGGGCGCTGTGGTTCGATGTAAAGTGGTTGATATTCAGACGATCGGCACGTATTTACGCGTGATTTGTGAACTAGCCAAAGCCAAATGA
- the cas6 gene encoding CRISPR system precrRNA processing endoribonuclease RAMP protein Cas6, which translates to MLLSSVIHLKALESGSIPQYMGAAIRSEFLTWMGISDAEEPHSADEPREETEMHGGNQLRPYTVSDLQGVSNAQKGFNRIEAGQRAWFRVTTLNEEQSQKFQNAVLPTVVDRVFQLDRVKFQVTNAAEAGKHPGARATSYQALVDKYLKSDSPVSDTLNIEFKSLTTFHAGDFYLPLPVPKLILRSWLMRWNRFSSAILPFEARDIREANFALSQHDIQTDTVEYRGISWIGFKGKCAFRIFAREAYWARLCNLLAEFSFYCGTGHKTTYGLGQTWRA; encoded by the coding sequence ATGCTCCTCTCCTCCGTCATTCACTTGAAAGCGTTGGAAAGCGGTTCCATTCCTCAATACATGGGGGCGGCGATACGGTCGGAATTTCTCACGTGGATGGGGATCTCGGATGCGGAAGAACCGCATTCCGCCGATGAACCGCGCGAAGAAACAGAAATGCACGGGGGGAATCAGTTGCGCCCGTATACGGTATCCGATTTGCAGGGGGTGTCCAACGCCCAAAAGGGATTCAATCGAATCGAAGCCGGGCAACGCGCGTGGTTTCGCGTGACCACCTTGAATGAAGAACAATCGCAGAAATTCCAGAATGCTGTTCTGCCAACTGTCGTAGATCGGGTTTTCCAGTTAGACAGGGTCAAGTTTCAGGTCACAAACGCGGCGGAGGCGGGAAAACACCCCGGCGCGCGAGCAACGTCGTATCAGGCGTTGGTGGATAAATACCTCAAATCAGACTCTCCGGTATCAGACACACTGAACATCGAATTCAAATCGCTGACCACATTCCACGCTGGGGATTTTTATTTACCCCTGCCCGTTCCAAAATTGATCCTGAGATCGTGGCTCATGCGCTGGAATCGCTTTTCCTCTGCGATCTTGCCCTTCGAGGCAAGGGATATTCGGGAGGCAAACTTTGCCTTGAGCCAACATGATATTCAAACCGATACCGTCGAATACCGGGGTATCTCATGGATCGGCTTCAAGGGGAAATGCGCGTTTCGTATTTTCGCAAGAGAGGCATACTGGGCGCGCTTGTGCAACCTTCTGGCGGAGTTTTCGTTCTATTGCGGCACTGGTCATAAGACCACATATGGATTGGGACAGACATGGCGCGCCTAA
- a CDS encoding RNA methyltransferase, with protein sequence MTDITSLQNSRIKHIVKLREDKKTRNEDGLMLVEGFDEIQLALAAGHTPQTVLSAPELVSRSLTFSAREHLTLSRAVFEKISYRENPDGWMGIFPIPQTSLDDLKLSKTPLIIVAESIEKPGNLGAILRTADAAGVDALLVCDARVDVWNPNVVRASRGAVFSVPVVACENAEALKWLKGGKMRIVAATPSADEIYSNVDLSQPVAIAVGTEDEGLSDFWMTNADVKVKIPMMGKVNSLNVSVSTALILYEAVRQRG encoded by the coding sequence ATGACGGACATTACCAGTCTCCAAAATTCTCGGATCAAACACATCGTCAAACTGCGCGAGGATAAAAAGACTCGCAACGAAGACGGCTTGATGCTGGTGGAGGGATTCGACGAGATTCAACTCGCCCTCGCGGCTGGACACACCCCGCAGACGGTTCTCTCCGCCCCTGAACTTGTCTCGCGCTCGTTGACCTTCTCCGCCCGTGAGCATTTGACCCTCTCCCGCGCGGTCTTCGAGAAGATTTCGTATCGTGAAAACCCTGATGGCTGGATGGGAATCTTTCCGATCCCTCAAACATCGCTTGACGATTTGAAGTTAAGCAAAACGCCGCTCATCATCGTGGCTGAGTCCATCGAGAAGCCGGGCAACCTCGGCGCGATCTTGAGGACAGCCGACGCGGCAGGCGTGGATGCGCTTCTCGTCTGTGACGCGCGCGTGGATGTGTGGAATCCCAACGTGGTGCGGGCGAGTCGAGGCGCGGTGTTCAGCGTGCCAGTTGTCGCTTGCGAGAATGCTGAGGCGTTGAAGTGGCTGAAAGGCGGAAAGATGCGTATCGTCGCGGCGACTCCGTCTGCCGATGAAATTTATTCCAATGTAGATTTGAGTCAGCCCGTCGCCATCGCGGTGGGGACAGAGGATGAGGGGCTATCCGATTTTTGGATGACGAACGCGGACGTGAAAGTGAAAATCCCGATGATGGGAAAAGTGAATTCGTTGAACGTGTCGGTTTCGACGGCGTTGATTTTATATGAGGCGGTGAGACAACGCGGATGA
- a CDS encoding ATP-binding cassette domain-containing protein, translating into MTTQTPMLEVRGLFKYFPVHQEILDSLRRRPHLNVKAVDDVSFSLARGEVLAVVGESGCGKTTIARTLIGLETLTKGEIVFDGKSVNTHSQQPHIGLKQLRKRAQMIFQDPYESLNPRATIFEIVAEPLVVHGLIKDRQERVAAVKSALEDAGLRPAEDYFTRYPHELSGGQRQRVVIASAMVLQPELLIADEPVSMLDVSIRAEILNLLRDLRQKRGISIVFITHDLSTVAYFADRIAVMYLGRMVEIGPAREVLQNPQHPYTKALISVAPVPNPRLRRERVILQGETPNPINLPTGCRFHPRCPVAIDICKEKDPQLIELSETHRAACLLLEQ; encoded by the coding sequence ATGACGACGCAGACTCCCATGCTCGAAGTGCGCGGACTGTTCAAATATTTCCCGGTGCATCAGGAAATCCTTGACTCACTGAGACGCCGTCCACATTTAAACGTCAAGGCGGTGGACGATGTTTCATTTTCGCTCGCGCGCGGTGAAGTGCTGGCTGTGGTGGGAGAATCGGGATGCGGCAAGACAACCATTGCGCGGACGTTGATCGGATTGGAAACGCTCACCAAAGGCGAGATCGTATTCGACGGCAAGTCTGTCAACACGCATTCGCAACAACCGCATATCGGCTTGAAGCAACTGCGCAAACGCGCCCAGATGATCTTCCAAGACCCATATGAATCATTGAACCCGCGCGCGACGATCTTTGAAATTGTCGCCGAGCCTTTGGTCGTTCATGGACTCATCAAAGACCGGCAGGAACGGGTCGCGGCGGTCAAATCAGCGTTGGAGGATGCGGGGTTGCGTCCCGCCGAAGATTATTTCACGCGTTATCCGCACGAACTTTCGGGCGGACAACGCCAGCGCGTGGTGATCGCCAGCGCGATGGTGTTGCAACCGGAGTTGTTGATCGCGGACGAACCCGTCTCGATGCTCGACGTTTCCATCCGCGCCGAGATATTGAATCTACTGCGCGACCTGCGCCAGAAGCGCGGCATCAGCATTGTATTCATCACGCACGACCTCAGCACGGTCGCTTATTTCGCAGATCGAATCGCAGTGATGTATCTAGGTCGCATGGTAGAAATTGGACCCGCGCGCGAGGTCTTGCAGAATCCACAGCACCCATACACCAAGGCGTTGATCTCTGTCGCGCCTGTTCCAAATCCGCGTTTGCGGCGGGAGCGGGTGATCCTTCAAGGTGAAACGCCGAACCCGATCAACTTGCCGACGGGTTGCCGCTTTCATCCGCGCTGTCCCGTTGCGATTGATATTTGTAAAGAGAAAGACCCGCAGTTGATCGAACTAAGCGAAACGCATCGAGCCGCGTGCTTGTTGCTTGAACAATGA
- a CDS encoding SH3 domain-containing protein, translated as MKNTSKKILLFCIILLTVAACASQSPVPTNTPLPPFDTPTPFVAPTFTPIISAETATSQPTQATQFVPTSTNLPSVAMSTSLPPVTGIFNPYAVILVGKNDVLNIRSAAGIGQPIVGSLAPNTVGVNRTGPATSAGGDRWVEIQNPSGGVGWVNAKFLTEQVTSSAFCSDSRVSDLLNNLRTAVLNSNGELLGSLVSPEHGLDLRLWRWGTVANYSPAEAAWVFQSDYVVKWGPAPGSGMDTNGTFSEHILPKLQEVFSANYTLHCNDTLDLATFSLEPWPSEYANVNFYTVRKPGSDQYGGMDWRAWTVGVEYVQGKPMLFALINYQWEP; from the coding sequence ATGAAGAACACATCGAAAAAAATATTGTTATTCTGCATCATACTTTTAACTGTCGCCGCGTGCGCGTCCCAGTCGCCTGTGCCGACGAACACACCCCTGCCGCCGTTTGATACGCCGACACCTTTTGTTGCGCCGACGTTCACGCCGATCATCTCCGCCGAAACAGCGACGTCACAGCCAACTCAAGCGACGCAATTCGTGCCGACGAGCACGAATTTGCCCTCAGTTGCGATGTCCACATCCTTGCCGCCCGTGACGGGAATCTTCAACCCGTACGCCGTCATCCTTGTCGGCAAGAACGATGTGCTGAACATCCGCTCTGCCGCAGGGATCGGACAGCCCATTGTCGGCTCGCTCGCGCCCAACACCGTCGGTGTGAACCGCACGGGACCCGCAACCAGCGCGGGAGGCGACCGCTGGGTGGAGATCCAGAATCCATCGGGCGGAGTCGGCTGGGTGAACGCGAAATTCCTCACCGAGCAAGTGACTTCGTCCGCGTTCTGTTCCGACTCGCGCGTGTCTGACCTGTTGAACAATTTGCGAACGGCTGTGTTGAACTCGAACGGCGAGTTGCTGGGTTCGCTCGTCAGCCCCGAGCATGGACTTGACCTGCGCTTGTGGCGTTGGGGAACGGTGGCGAATTATTCTCCCGCAGAAGCCGCGTGGGTTTTCCAATCGGATTACGTGGTGAAGTGGGGACCCGCGCCCGGAAGCGGCATGGATACGAACGGGACCTTCTCCGAACACATCCTGCCGAAGTTGCAAGAAGTGTTCAGCGCGAATTACACGCTGCACTGCAACGACACGCTCGACCTCGCGACCTTCTCGCTGGAGCCGTGGCCCTCCGAATATGCCAACGTCAATTTCTACACGGTACGCAAGCCCGGCTCCGATCAATACGGAGGCATGGACTGGCGCGCCTGGACCGTGGGAGTCGAATACGTGCAAGGCAAGCCGATGTTGTTCGCGTTGATCAATTATCAGTGGGAGCCGTAA
- a CDS encoding type III-B CRISPR module-associated protein Cmr5 has protein sequence MRTLEQEVAEKVYRKVSLFGENQPQGSAKRNQYGAMAHSLPILIRTAGLAEALAFVQSRGKEGSTALLEDLGQVVLDKSADDFAVQSRDVELQEYMYLTHRSLQALKWFKRFAQTILDVPATQDDGGAR, from the coding sequence ATGAGGACTCTCGAACAGGAAGTGGCAGAGAAGGTGTACAGGAAAGTATCGCTTTTTGGGGAGAACCAGCCGCAAGGGAGCGCGAAGCGGAATCAATATGGGGCGATGGCGCATTCCCTGCCGATCCTCATCCGCACGGCAGGGTTGGCGGAGGCGTTGGCGTTCGTCCAAAGCCGCGGCAAGGAAGGAAGTACCGCGCTTCTTGAGGATCTAGGGCAGGTAGTTCTCGATAAGAGCGCAGACGATTTTGCCGTACAAAGCCGCGATGTGGAGTTGCAGGAATACATGTACCTCACCCACCGCTCGTTGCAGGCGTTGAAATGGTTCAAGCGTTTTGCGCAAACAATTCTGGACGTTCCTGCCACACAAGATGACGGAGGCGCGCGATGA
- a CDS encoding ABC transporter permease, whose protein sequence is MGENWNLLLRNLAEFWKTFRRNKLGLVGAFLVATAAFIAIFAPALTSYDSSEIIRDANNRALTFAPPSVHGVLGTDDAGHDVWSQLVFGSRISLVVGFMAGFIAMFVGSALGIAAGYFGGAIDSLIMRITDVLLVIPDLPLMLVLVATIRQMELKISPLAVLIVVIGLLYWTSTARLIRSQTLTIKERQFVARARAIGAGHWHIIRKHILPQLMPLIVANTVLILSTAILIESGLAFLGLGDPTQPSWGTMLNFAFDRSAISNGAWWFYLPPGIAILWVSLGCILLGNVLEEMLNPRLAAHHLEGEAGMIAIADVESKG, encoded by the coding sequence ATGGGCGAAAATTGGAATCTCCTCTTGCGCAACCTCGCGGAATTTTGGAAAACGTTCCGCCGAAACAAACTGGGATTGGTCGGCGCTTTTTTGGTGGCGACCGCGGCGTTCATAGCCATCTTCGCTCCTGCGTTGACCTCGTACGACTCTAGCGAGATCATCCGCGATGCGAATAACCGCGCGCTGACGTTTGCTCCTCCTTCCGTTCATGGCGTTCTCGGCACAGACGACGCGGGGCATGATGTTTGGTCGCAGCTTGTGTTCGGCTCGCGCATTTCGCTGGTCGTAGGATTCATGGCTGGCTTCATTGCAATGTTCGTGGGCAGCGCGTTGGGAATTGCGGCGGGATACTTCGGCGGCGCCATAGACAGCCTCATCATGCGAATCACCGACGTGCTTCTGGTGATACCCGACCTGCCTCTCATGCTTGTGCTGGTGGCAACCATCCGCCAAATGGAGCTGAAAATTTCCCCGTTGGCAGTGTTGATCGTCGTGATCGGTCTGCTCTATTGGACAAGCACCGCGCGCTTGATCCGTTCGCAAACGCTGACTATCAAAGAGCGGCAATTCGTAGCGCGGGCAAGAGCGATCGGCGCGGGACATTGGCACATCATCCGCAAACATATTTTGCCGCAGTTGATGCCGTTGATCGTGGCGAACACCGTGTTGATCCTGTCCACCGCGATCTTGATCGAATCAGGCTTGGCGTTTCTCGGGTTGGGCGACCCAACTCAACCGTCGTGGGGAACGATGTTGAACTTTGCGTTCGACCGAAGCGCGATATCCAATGGCGCGTGGTGGTTTTATCTCCCGCCCGGCATCGCCATCTTGTGGGTGAGTTTGGGGTGCATCCTGCTCGGAAATGTCCTCGAGGAAATGTTGAACCCGCGTTTGGCGGCGCATCATCTTGAAGGCGAGGCAGGCATGATTGCAATCGCGGATGTGGAGTCTAAAGGATGA
- the cmr4 gene encoding type III-B CRISPR module RAMP protein Cmr4, whose product MDAKLLVVQAISPLHAGTGQGVGVIDLPIAREKATGIPFLPGSTLKGVFRDACTDSSMRTKVFGPDTGNAELHAGAVTFSDARLLLLPVRSLHGVFAWVTSPLLLHRLKRDAANTPAPLAFNIPAPADGECFVSNDGEGLSMEIDRDKKKSAVVLEDLALKFKRKAEVTAWAGWFGQTLFVQDTDMQNALKARLCIVSDNVLNFLLETATEITARIQIDDDKKTVKEHMLWYEEALPTETVMVSLVVAANVDKSNARTADVFAEVKRLSDNKTLQFGGKATVGRGLCNATLLG is encoded by the coding sequence ATGGATGCGAAACTGTTAGTTGTTCAGGCGATCTCGCCATTACACGCAGGGACCGGGCAGGGCGTTGGAGTGATTGACTTACCCATCGCGCGCGAAAAAGCAACCGGTATTCCGTTCTTGCCGGGTTCGACGCTCAAGGGCGTGTTTCGGGACGCATGCACAGACTCTTCAATGCGGACAAAAGTTTTCGGACCAGACACCGGCAATGCAGAGTTGCACGCTGGGGCTGTGACCTTCAGTGATGCGCGGTTGTTGTTATTGCCCGTGCGCAGTTTGCATGGTGTATTCGCATGGGTGACATCGCCGCTGCTCTTACACCGATTGAAACGAGACGCCGCAAACACACCCGCGCCGCTTGCTTTCAACATCCCTGCGCCTGCGGATGGAGAGTGTTTTGTAAGTAATGACGGAGAAGGATTGAGTATGGAGATCGATAGAGACAAGAAGAAAAGTGCGGTGGTACTTGAAGACTTGGCGTTGAAATTTAAGCGGAAAGCAGAAGTGACAGCTTGGGCGGGCTGGTTTGGGCAAACGCTCTTCGTGCAAGATACGGATATGCAAAACGCATTGAAAGCACGGTTATGCATTGTTTCGGATAATGTGTTGAATTTTCTGTTGGAAACAGCGACGGAGATCACTGCCCGCATACAGATAGATGACGACAAAAAAACTGTCAAGGAACATATGTTATGGTACGAAGAAGCGTTGCCCACGGAAACCGTGATGGTCAGTTTGGTGGTCGCGGCGAACGTGGACAAAAGCAATGCCAGAACGGCGGATGTGTTCGCCGAGGTGAAGAGACTTTCTGATAACAAAACCCTGCAATTTGGCGGCAAGGCGACTGTGGGGCGCGGCTTGTGTAACGCCACATTGTTGGGGTAG
- a CDS encoding ABC transporter permease: MARRDYLLGKFGIALLTLLFVLLLDFILFRVLPGDPIRAVIGRNVRISAEVQQSLREQFGLDKPVFPDQFVDTLGQWAQGNLGVSWSQRKPVSEILISKLWNTLLLIGLGQLLSIILGAVLGLLAGWKRKTPFDVGALTFSLIAWATPTFWLGIILLVAGSTWLGLPTGGIVSPENVGKPLHTVIPDLARHLILPTLTFTILYLGEYMLIMRSSILEVLSEDYILTARAKGMSHFQVLTKHGLKNAMLPMVTIIALNLGFTVSGAIYIETVFSYDGLGNLVQTALVKQDYPLLQGAFLLLAVSVIVANMLADILYTYLDPRVKAN, from the coding sequence ATGGCGCGCCGCGATTATTTACTCGGCAAGTTTGGCATTGCCCTGCTGACATTGCTATTCGTTCTTCTCCTCGATTTCATCCTGTTTCGCGTTCTGCCGGGCGACCCCATCCGCGCAGTGATCGGGCGGAACGTTCGCATTTCGGCCGAAGTTCAGCAATCGCTGCGCGAACAATTCGGCTTGGATAAGCCGGTCTTCCCCGACCAATTCGTAGATACGCTCGGTCAATGGGCGCAGGGCAACTTGGGAGTCTCATGGTCGCAGAGAAAGCCGGTCAGCGAGATTTTGATTTCCAAACTTTGGAATACCCTGTTGCTGATCGGTTTGGGACAATTGCTTTCGATCATCCTGGGCGCAGTGTTGGGACTGCTTGCGGGATGGAAACGCAAGACGCCATTCGATGTCGGCGCGCTCACGTTCTCGTTGATCGCGTGGGCGACGCCGACATTTTGGCTGGGAATTATTCTGCTGGTGGCGGGCAGCACATGGCTCGGCCTTCCCACAGGCGGCATCGTCAGCCCCGAAAATGTCGGCAAGCCTCTGCACACCGTCATTCCCGACCTAGCCCGTCACCTGATATTGCCCACGCTGACATTTACAATTCTTTACTTGGGGGAATACATGCTCATCATGCGTTCGTCCATTTTGGAAGTGCTAAGCGAAGATTACATCCTCACCGCGCGCGCGAAAGGGATGAGTCACTTTCAAGTCCTCACCAAGCATGGATTGAAGAACGCGATGCTTCCCATGGTGACGATCATTGCGTTGAACCTTGGCTTCACTGTTTCCGGCGCAATTTACATCGAAACAGTTTTTTCCTACGACGGCTTAGGCAACCTTGTGCAAACCGCGCTCGTCAAACAGGATTACCCGCTTTTGCAAGGAGCGTTTCTCTTGCTTGCGGTCAGCGTGATCGTCGCCAACATGCTTGCCGATATTTTGTACACTTACTTAGACCCGCGCGTGAAAGCGAATTGA
- a CDS encoding DUF1874 domain-containing protein: MTSYLANAFSLNMLSVGAEGMRVDIQLVLPAEIPAETVSIIGHADMAAIVSSVLKRPVEVNRESVLLQKDDVLFVAQYHGPRLPAGATTLSAGGRIEFYRITCHTK, from the coding sequence ATGACCTCCTACCTCGCCAACGCCTTCTCGCTCAATATGCTGAGCGTTGGCGCAGAGGGGATGCGCGTGGACATTCAACTTGTTCTCCCAGCCGAGATACCAGCCGAGACTGTCAGTATCATTGGTCATGCGGATATGGCGGCAATCGTATCGAGCGTGCTTAAACGTCCGGTGGAGGTTAATCGAGAATCGGTGCTGTTGCAGAAGGATGATGTTTTATTCGTGGCTCAGTATCACGGCCCGCGCCTGCCCGCCGGGGCAACCACCTTGTCCGCAGGTGGAAGGATTGAGTTTTACCGCATTACCTGTCATACAAAATAG
- the cas2 gene encoding CRISPR-associated endonuclease Cas2 — translation MPTQFILIVYDISNDKRRTKLHNVLLDYGTPVQYSVFECHLDAKNLSKMKQAITRVIRKRKDNVRYYYLCADCEKRIESSRPHEVSKSLPQETMVV, via the coding sequence ATGCCAACACAATTCATTCTCATTGTCTACGATATCTCGAACGACAAACGCAGGACAAAATTGCACAATGTATTGCTCGATTACGGCACGCCCGTGCAGTACTCGGTCTTCGAGTGCCATCTCGACGCGAAGAACCTTTCCAAAATGAAGCAGGCGATTACCCGTGTGATCCGTAAGCGTAAAGATAACGTGCGGTATTACTACTTGTGCGCCGATTGTGAAAAACGGATCGAATCCTCCCGCCCTCATGAGGTTTCCAAATCGTTGCCGCAGGAAACGATGGTGGTGTGA
- a CDS encoding ABC transporter ATP-binding protein yields MNNGKPLLSVRGLTTEFVTPEGKIARALEDVSFDVMPGQTIGLVGESGSGKTTTLMSLMRLLPAGGKITAGKVMFNDTNLLSLSEREMRDYRWKSMAIVFQGAMNALNPVMKVGDQIHEAIMLHNLMDEDAAEKRVRDLLEMVGIAPTRRDQYPHQYSGGMRQRAMIAMALACAPDLLFADEPTTALDVMIQAQVLQLLKEIQKSLGLAIVLVTHDLGVVAEVCDSVVVMYGGKVAEYGTADHIYNEAQHPYTQKLLEAFPDVTKPGDTLASIPGTPPRLTNLPPGCRFEPRCHLKIEKCSQINPPLLEVSPKHYVSCILRDGAEADL; encoded by the coding sequence ATGAACAACGGGAAACCACTGCTCAGCGTGCGCGGACTGACGACGGAGTTCGTCACACCGGAAGGCAAGATCGCGCGCGCGTTGGAAGACGTTTCATTTGATGTGATGCCCGGGCAAACGATCGGGCTGGTCGGCGAATCGGGTTCGGGGAAGACGACCACGCTCATGTCGCTGATGCGGCTGTTACCCGCTGGCGGAAAGATCACCGCAGGCAAGGTGATGTTCAACGACACGAATTTGCTGTCGTTATCCGAACGCGAGATGCGCGACTATCGCTGGAAGAGCATGGCGATCGTGTTTCAGGGAGCGATGAACGCGCTCAACCCGGTGATGAAGGTGGGCGACCAGATCCATGAAGCGATCATGTTGCATAACTTGATGGATGAAGACGCGGCGGAAAAACGAGTGAGAGATTTGTTGGAGATGGTCGGCATTGCGCCGACTCGCCGCGATCAATATCCGCATCAATACTCGGGCGGGATGCGGCAACGCGCGATGATCGCCATGGCATTGGCGTGCGCGCCCGACCTGCTATTTGCCGACGAGCCGACCACCGCATTGGATGTGATGATCCAGGCGCAGGTGCTGCAACTCTTGAAAGAAATTCAAAAGTCGCTTGGGCTTGCGATCGTGTTGGTGACGCACGATCTGGGAGTCGTTGCGGAAGTGTGCGACTCGGTCGTGGTGATGTATGGCGGCAAAGTTGCCGAATACGGAACGGCGGATCATATCTACAACGAGGCGCAGCATCCCTATACACAAAAACTCCTCGAGGCGTTCCCCGATGTGACCAAGCCGGGCGATACGTTGGCGTCCATCCCCGGTACGCCGCCGCGCTTGACGAATCTCCCGCCGGGTTGCCGCTTCGAGCCGCGCTGTCATTTGAAGATCGAGAAATGTTCGCAGATCAATCCTCCATTGCTCGAAGTTTCTCCCAAGCATTACGTCTCGTGCATTTTGCGCGATGGCGCGGAGGCTGACCTATGA
- the cas1 gene encoding CRISPR-associated endonuclease Cas1 — translation MPTLYVTEPGARIEKEYKRILVMSRDEEVLFSAPLAHVTDVVIVGSVGITTQAMVSLLGAGVSFSIISRAGKLLGRLMPPSEGNIFLRHTQYRRSEAAAFCFDIARAIVLGKLKNERVLARRLGRADPAVPLRGIERITSCIKQAENESDLDRLRGQEGIGAKAYFEIFRAALNEDWSFPKRTRRPPADPANALLSLGYSLLTQNMMTALEIVGLDPYDGFFHADVYGRPALALDLVEEFRSVIVDSTVLTVINKRILSPDDFEPAEAGGVSLKQHALKKFLAQYNARLQTSVVHPLAGRAITYQKCFEVQVRQLRHVIEGKEKAYVPFLTR, via the coding sequence ATGCCCACTCTCTACGTGACCGAGCCCGGCGCTCGGATCGAAAAAGAGTACAAACGCATCCTCGTGATGAGCAGGGATGAGGAGGTGTTGTTCAGCGCGCCGCTGGCGCATGTGACCGACGTGGTGATTGTGGGCAGTGTGGGCATCACTACTCAAGCGATGGTTTCATTGCTGGGCGCAGGCGTTTCGTTCTCGATCATCAGCCGTGCGGGGAAACTGCTCGGCAGGCTCATGCCGCCCAGCGAGGGAAATATCTTCTTACGACATACACAATATCGCCGGTCGGAGGCGGCGGCGTTTTGTTTTGACATTGCGCGCGCCATCGTGTTGGGGAAATTGAAGAACGAGCGGGTGTTGGCGCGCCGGCTGGGGAGGGCAGACCCAGCCGTCCCGTTGAGGGGAATCGAGCGCATTACGAGTTGCATCAAGCAAGCCGAGAACGAATCCGATCTGGATCGTTTACGCGGACAGGAGGGCATCGGCGCGAAAGCCTATTTCGAAATCTTCCGCGCCGCGCTCAACGAAGATTGGAGTTTTCCGAAACGCACGCGCCGCCCGCCTGCCGACCCTGCCAACGCGTTGTTGAGTTTGGGTTACAGCCTGCTCACACAAAATATGATGACCGCGCTCGAGATCGTGGGGCTCGACCCCTACGACGGTTTTTTTCACGCCGACGTGTACGGACGCCCCGCGCTGGCGTTGGATCTGGTGGAGGAGTTCCGAAGCGTGATCGTGGATTCGACGGTGCTGACCGTGATCAACAAACGCATCCTTTCGCCCGATGATTTTGAACCGGCCGAGGCAGGCGGAGTGAGCCTGAAACAACACGCCTTGAAGAAATTTCTCGCGCAATATAACGCGCGCTTGCAAACTTCGGTCGTTCATCCGCTGGCGGGGCGCGCCATTACGTATCAGAAATGCTTTGAGGTGCAAGTGCGCCAACTGCGCCATGTGATCGAAGGGAAAGAGAAAGCCTATGTGCCGTTTTTAACGAGGTAA